In the genome of Dermacentor silvarum isolate Dsil-2018 chromosome 1, BIME_Dsil_1.4, whole genome shotgun sequence, one region contains:
- the LOC119456803 gene encoding uncharacterized protein LOC119456803, which produces MEGSMTGVVSSPQPGAGDRTSKMPPIAHCVAFCVAFGLVFAVSGAVLLSSGLPYRRLQLRIISVCMLVMGVVLLAAAVVLIFMWRNRHHFGAFHRSCHRRQQRAALVIRVPTVSGTYVYSPTPAGAAAGAAPSRPPPPAYEEVVPPPPSYESVMMLKRLEKAAELAHQVADSARRGSAPAAADV; this is translated from the coding sequence ATGGAGGGTTCAATGACAGGCGTAGTCAGCAGCCCGCAGCCCGGGGCCGGTGACCGAACGTCCAAGATGCCACCCATCGCGCACTGCGTGGCGTTTTGCGTTGCATTCGGACTTGTCTTCGCCGTGAGCGGTGCCGTGCTCCTGTCCAGCGGTCTGCCGTACCGGCGGCTCCAGCTGCGCATCATCTCCGTGTGCATGCTCGTTATGGGTGTCGTCCTCCTGGCCGCTGCTGTCGTGCTCATCTTCATGTGGCGCAATCGCCACCACTTCGGAGCGTTCCACCGATCCTGCCATCGGCGCCAGCAGCGCGCGGCTCTCGTCATCCGCGTGCCCACCGTCAGCGGCACGTACGTGTACTCCCCCACGCCTGCGGGCGCAGCTGCCGGAGCGGCTCCGTCGAGGCCCCCGCCGCCAGCCTACGAGGAGGTGGTGCCACCACCGCCCTCCTATGAGAGCGTGATGATGCTCAAACGGCTTGAGAAGGCCGCTGAGCTGGCGCATCAGGTGGCCGACAGCGCGCGCAGGGGCTCGGCACCCGCCGCCGCCGATGTATAG